One Pelodiscus sinensis isolate JC-2024 chromosome 9, ASM4963464v1, whole genome shotgun sequence genomic window, GTATGTGAATGCAACACTTTTTTGCGTTGTTTTGATACATGACGTTTATTTTGAGTAACAATCCAACTATGTCTCCTTCGCATAGAAAGAGCTTAAGTGTGTTACTAGCTACGATTAAAGTGAGACATTCACACACGGGTGTTGGATGACAAACTTGGAACTGTGCCCTGGCTATAGCAAATACAGTATGCGGAATCcttaaaacagaataaaaatgctAATTGCCAGATGAATTTACAAACATCACCTGTACACTTATGTGCACATATGCCTTGTCATATCCTCTAGCAACACCTGCCTATCACATAGTGCTTTTCACTGGTCTGTCTCACAGTGCTTTACAAAGcgaggtacaggttgaacctcccaaatctggggctctctggtctagtaACATCTAAGGTCTGGCAGGGCTagggatgttgctgaaccaaaaAGCTCTGAAGCAGAGActgggagccccagccccagccagggaacccccagtgtTAGCGGGGCCATGTGGTAGGGAGTCCCGGCctcagctggggaacccctggctgcagctgggttgCCTGATGTcaggcagccccggccaggaATCCTGGGAAACCCCCAGCGGCAGTGGAGCCACAGCGACTAGGCAGCCTCTTccagggaatccccagctgaagcagggctgatggccagtatccccagcagcagcagggcagacccAGCAGCAGGGTGAGGTGGCCAGGCGAACCcggctggggaatccccagcggCAGCAAGACTGGCGGCAGCTGGGTGACCCCAGTCAGGAACCTGAAGAAcaccctgcagcagtgggaccagcagcAGCCAAGCAGTCTCCGCCAGGGACCTCTGGGGCAGCGGGCAGGCAACAAGGTGGGGAGCTATGCCAGACCAATGTTAGGGGGGCCAGCCGCAGGGCAGGGAGACCCAGGGAGAtgagcccaggagtggggcagccagcaggggagcaccgacctccccatgtccagcaaacTACCTGGTTCAGGTCAgctcaggttctgagggtgtCAAACCAGGGAAGTCCAAGCTGTACATATCATTATATCACTGGATGTACTTTTACTAACAACTATTGCTTTCCATTtaataacttggggtatgtctacactaccctcctaattcgaactaggagggtaatgtaggcataccgcacttgcaaatgaagctcgggatttgaatttcccgggcttcatttgcataagccgggcgccgccatttttaaatcccggctggttcgaaccccgtgccgcgcggctacacgcggcacgaactaggtagttcggactaggcttcctagttcgaactaccgttactcctcattccacgaggagtaacggtagttcgaactaggaagcctagtccgaactacctagttcgtgccgcgtgtagccgcgcggcacggggttcgaaccagccaggatttaaaaatggcggcgcccggcttatgcaaatgaagcccgggaaattcaaatcccgggcttcatttgcaagtgcggtatgcctacattaccccgctagttcgaactagcggggtagtgtagacatacccatgatgTTTTAAAATGGAAACTGTGATACTCAATACTTTTATTTCTGAGATCAATGTTTGCTCCAGTCTGTCACTACTTAAGCTTAAAAATCAAAGCGACAATTCCTATCCTGCCTGTCAGAAGTTCTGACTGTGGCCACAGAACAAAttcagcagctccactctctccCGCGCTTGATTCAGCATGGCACTTATGCCTGTGCCTAACTTTCAGCATGCAAAGAATCCCATTGCTTTTGTGTACTTAACATTCAGCAAGTGTGTAAGTACCTTGATTGAACTGGGAGACGGTGGGGGTGTTGCTTTCTATAGGAAGGGGTAATAGTGAATTTTATTGCATAGATTGTGTTTTCTTCATTCCTACATCTCTTTCTTGGGTGTAACATTGATGCTTTGAGGCTAGTATGGTAAGGCCCTAGCAGAGCTCTATGTACTGCgcacgccccccaccccccagctagaACATTCCAGAACAGCCCTGTGGAAAATCTAACCTTTACTCCAGGTATGAGGACAGTGTTCCTGGGAAGTTCAGAAAGTTAGTTCTGGCAGCCCTTTGCCTATGGAAAAGACAGGAAGTCACTATGAAACAGCTTTTCTAATTTGAAAATAGCTTCAGTTCAACAGAGATTATAAAATGCTTGGGAGTAGGTAAAGCAAATAACCATGGTCCCTGAGAAACTGAGGTTCAAGAGCAGCTAGACCATTGTGCACACCCTTTCCCAAATAGATTTTTAGGATATATTTTTACCCCCATGTGAAGCGCTGTATACAGATGATAAAGGATTTTACATTTTGTGCACACCCATAGCTGTGCACCCTGTTATATCAATTCACCCTGGCCCAAGGCTTACATGCCCAGTGACTGGAAGTATTAGGCTCTGTCTTACTGCATTATAAATGCAGGTCTGAGGGACCTGGGCTTGTGGACTCAGTGCTTCCAAGCCAGAACTTGGGCATCCACACTGTTTTGTAGACCTGGGCTGGATGCAGATCTCACAGCCACGTTCACACATCCACACTATTATACTGAGCAGACCTTCTgactgggatctgtggctggagctgtgttcacactgcagagggtttggatttgAATCACAGCAAGACTTGGGCTCTAACCCACCATGTTAGGAGGGACCTAGGACCTGTATCCCAAATGTTTGTTGACCTGGATCAGACAGGGGCTCAGATTCAAACCTGAGTCAGAGCCTGGTcttttgtgcagtgtagacatacacttatgAGTCCCTTATGGCAATAACCCCTGGATTAAGAGCTCCCAATAGTGCATGTGTCATGGCAGATCCAAATGGTTTTCAGAGTGTTGTTACCATGACGACGATGCACAGATCAGAGCAGAGTTGCTTACCCTCTACTTTTCAATTATGAAATAAAAGTGATGACACAAAATATGAGATAAAGGTACTGTTAAATGCCTCTTCCGTGAAATTCTGAGTTACTGCGTCCACTGACATTCTTCTTTCTCCTGGCTGCACCAAGTTACTGTAGCAGGTATGGTATATCAGCTAGCCTTATAAGGATTTGTAAAGTAATATATTAAGAATTATATTAAAAACACTGTATGAAAATATTTATCCAAAAGCATTTGAAAATATATGCATGAGAAATCCAAACAGATCAAAAAATAAGTCCGTATTGATGTTTGCACAGGAAATAGCAAACAGTATATGCTTGTCCTGCACTTCTTTTCAGAGGAAACAGGTCTGAAACACACTACTAAAATACAAAATAGGAATCTTCTTTGAGTCCTAAGGATTTCAAACATCTAGTCATATCTTCGTTAAATGCTATTGAGCCACAAATGAGCACAAATGGCTTTCTTCTACAGGAATTTATCATTTTCTTAATCAAGTTCTCAGTTATATGGCCAGTTTGTGTGTTTTCCTGATAGCTCCAAGGAAGTTTTTCCAGGGAAGGTTCCTGGAAAAGTAAAATGTTTATACTGTATTAAGTCATTTTAGAGAAAATGATGAGCCACACTTTAAAGAGTTAATGGCTATACCAGTGGTgagcaataatttctgatgggggcATCACTCCAAGAAATCAAGGGATGCATTCTTCTATATGAATGGAGGTGGTGCAGTGTCTGCGATGGAGATTGTGTTCGgatattggggtgcaggaggaagggagtTCAGGTGAAAGAAAGGATTGTGACCTGGAATGCATGGTCCAGTATGGAGTTGTGACCAGGTACAGGAGGGTTTGTGGtggagagggtttgggttgtgacctaggacaggagggagctgaggcagaagtttggggtgcaggagagggtgcagagtctgggaagagatatgggtgcagaagaggattctcaCCTGGAAGAGGAGGTGtaaaagggggtgcagagtctgagagggggctgtgaccactgttccctctaagctgagtgcTAGGGTAACCacccagaaaaaaatcaaatgctacccagctgattagcagagtgcccatggcTGGCAGCAGCAAGCAGCATGTTTATAATGGTGGTGTACATctgcatatgcctcagtgcatgtaacaaaatttatttcacacatggatgaaaaaaattagagggaacactggttgtgacctgtggcaggggtgcagaagacggttcagagggtttgggttgtgacctggtgcagggagttggggggagaggggatgggatgccagTTCCAGCCTgtgggctatattttgcccaccctACTCTAATGGGAGGAAATCACAATGAGACAAGATGAGAGAAAAAATGTATTGGCTGCCATGTATTGATTAGTATCAAACAAATGGCACTGCCCTGTATGCGATGGAATATCAAGACTTCCTCAAGTGTTTGTGCTCATCTTGTTCTTTGGTGGCTGCCTTGCAAAAAGATTTTTAGGAGAAGCAAGTCGTGAATTCTATTCCCCATTGCCCGTACTGGTCAAATTTGGGACACAAAGTTCCACAATGAGAGGGACAAAAAATGATTAATGCAGGAAACTTAAAATGCTGGGTGAGTCATACCGTTATCATAACCCACTTTCTATAATCTAAGTGcaattaatctttttttctgAAGTAAATAATTTTCAATGATAAAAGTGAGGGATACCAGATTTGTGTGGACCATACTTAAATTTGGAATCAAATGAGCAACATTCCTCTAAATGAAGGCTATTTCAGAGGTAGGCCCTTGTCCATGAATTTGGCATAGTTAGCAACTTTAAGTATGTGGCTCCAACATTTTTATACAAAGACATGACAATGGCTTCATCAGAGGACTCCAACATGAGATGAGTTGATGAGAAGACAGATGGATACATGCTGCATGACGAGACACCAAACATTTGTGATTATAGGAACTAGCTcaggagtgagcaataatttttgatgggaggtgactccaagaatttggtaggtGATCATGGGccgcattcttccatgatattaatggatgaggtgcagggtctggaatggaggctgggtacagaaggaAGCTCAGGGTAGAAGATTGCGGTGCAGgcgggagtttgggtggagggggctgtcacctagggcaggagggaatgcagggtccaggaggaagtatggatgcaggagaggaatcTGACCTGACGAAAGGGTATAAaaatgggtgcagggtctggaagggggttgtaacctggggcaggtatgcaggggtttgggttgtgacctagggcagaaaaGGGTTGTGACCCgatgggagggagtatgggtgcaggagaggattctgacctgacgGAAGGGTATAAgaaggggtgcaggttctggaagggggttgtaacctggggcacgggtgcaggggtttgggttgtaacCTAGGGCAGAAAGGGATTGTGACCTgatgggagggggtatgggttcaggagtAAAGAGGGTATGAGTTTTGACCTGGGGCAAAGGtataggggcagcagagggttaagggggagggagattgtAGGGTGCcaggagcaggctctggccaggaggcgctTACTTTAGGTGGCTTCCAGTCAGCAGCCCAGCAGAAGCCGCACTCCTGCATGTCGCTCAGAGCAGTCAGCTGCCGGGAACATGTGCTCTCAGTGCACCATGCACCCCTTGgagaaaccagccagtgggagctgtgagattgtgctgtgggcaggggaagTGCACAAAACCCACCCCAGGGGAATGCGGCACACAGCGAATACATGGCCCAGGCAGCCAGCCACTGTGAACAAAGTGTCATGGGATGGTggtaggctggatctggtggaCCATATCCGaccacaggctgtattttgcccatccATGAACTAGCTAGTGAATGTAAGCAGTGAATGAAAGAAACTAACAAATCAATACATGGATGCTGAAAAAGGAAAACCTTTTGGTTGCAGCTTATTTACTGTGAGCTTCACAGAGAGCTGAGGGTTTTATAAATACAATTTTTCAGATGCTGCAATGATCAatttggagaaaaaatattccATGGTAGGCAGGTCAATGGGAGCTTTCTAACAGAACCTTTGTTAACACAGGTGGACTAGTAAGTGATACATTTGAAAGTCTGCTAGTTAGAATGAACAGGATTTAAGAACATGTTACCAGACAGATGCTACTGGATCCACACATGGCCTTGTCCACTGGTAAGTAATCAGTTTAAGTAACACTGAGACAAAAGCCGAGggtatttacataagaacattaCCTGGCTAAGGACAAAACACGTTCTGATGTTCCAGTATCGAGACAGATCTTGAAGAAGAGGTTTCaagtaaatattttcaaaagtccTGAAGCAACCAACCAAAGTTATAAAGGTTTCATCATCTTCATTTTCCGTTATGTACTGGAGAATGGGGAGCATTGGTGCTATGCCTGTACCAGAGGCAAGCATAAGAAGTTCTCCATACTAGAAATTAAGCAGAGGATTTTGAATGGGTTATACATTTTTCCATTTCCAATTACTATTAGATTACTGCATTCCTCTAAAAGGGTGCGATAGTGGCTCTATAATATTGGATACATTCTCTAATGGGGAACTGTATTGGGTACACTTATACACCAAATATAGTTTTTTCAAAGGCAAGATTTTACAAAACTCAAGTTGAACAGAAACAttttcatgatttaaaaaaatcaaatgaaagcCATTTTTTCTTGGATATAAACGTACCCCTGAGTTTTAACCTTGATTTCAACTAATACATGTTGAGCTTCAGTTCAGCTACAACCATTGCTGACACCCTTTGTCAGCAGTGGTTTATAGTTCTATGGTAGTCAAGCCCTGCGATAAGGATGAAAGCTTTCAAATCTCATGCTATGGTAATTTGGACAGTTCTCATTAGAAGTTCTCTACCTACCTCAGTGGCAGTGAACATTACACATAAATAATAGTAATACTTTGCACATCTTATCCACATAACACAGAGTACATACAAAATGTGGGTGAGCATTATAACCCCCATTTTGTAGAGTAGGAAACTCATACATGGggagggcttgattttcagaaaagcTGAAGGAGCTCAGCAGCTTGCCCAAACTCACAGAGCATGTCAGGAAAACCCCAATATCCTAATTTCCAGTCTGATGACCTGCCCGCTGGACCACACTGCCTCCTTTAGCCATGGCTAGATACTGGATATCAGACTGGATGAAATACCAGGTCAGATCTCATATGGAAAATCCTATGAATCCATAAAAAATCAGATGAAGTGCTCACAGCCAAATGAATATCTCTCATTCAGTGGCTGGATTGAGGACATCTGAGCTGCATCCCAACAGAAAAGTTAATGGCCTGTGGAAATCAAAGCCCCATTAGATTGAGAAGAGATTTGCAAAATAAAGGGACCACTCCAAtacctactgacttcagtggacacTGGATCAGGTCTTTTATGAACAAATCTATCTTAAGTGCTATGGAATTTTCAGCTTCCTTTTATATAGGCTACTGATTTATACAGTATACTAATTCACTGGGGCTGCCATCCATGGAATCCTGGGGTGCTTAGCAACTCTCAAATTCAATCTTACATGTGCCTAAATAAGGCTAGGGTTCTCTGTGGAACAGTCTGAAAACCTATTCTAATTTGTAAATTATTTGTAATTGGTAAATTAGCTGAGCAGGCTGGAAGCAGGGCACAGGGATGATGTTTTGGGATTATTTCTTGATATATTTTGATTGTCCTGTTTATTGTGAATAACCAATTTAAATTGCTGAACCATATCCTCTTTTAAAAGAAGATCAGTTTTGATGTATTTTGGTAACAATGAAGAACAAAAAAATTGTCATACGAGGTCAGACCAGTTAAaagattcatctagcccagtattctgtcttctgacagtggccaataccaggtgccccagagagaatgatcagaagaggtaatcatcaagtgatctatctctTGTTGCCCAGCTTCTAGCAGAGACTaaggacatcatccctgccctTCCTAGCTAATACCCATTAATTGACAAAtactccatgaacttacctagttcttttttgaaccctgttatagtcttggccttcaaaacatcctctgcaacggagttccacaagttgactaagtgttgtgtgaaaaaagactttattttctttgttttaaatctgctgcttattaatttcatttggttacccctagttcttgtaaATTGCAAGAGTAAAttacacttccttatttactttctccacatcagtcatgattttatagacctcaatcataacCTTTTAGTGGTCTCTTTTCAATGCTGAAAAGccctagtcttattaatctcttctcatattgaagctgttccatgcccctaataatttttgttgcccttttctaaaccttttccagttccaatatGTCTTTTAGAGATGGGGCAactacatctgcacacagtattcaagatatggctGTATGATAGATTTATATAGATGCAATATGCTATTTCCTGTCTTATTAGCTATCccatgattcccaatattctcttCACATTTTTCACTGCCACTGTACattgagaggatgttttcagagaactatccatgatcccaaaatctctttcttgaatgctaacagctaatttagactccatcattttatatgtatagttggaattaggCCTGCCAAGGAGTCAGGtgtcccaggcccctttgaatcactgccagagtgccgctctgtgcagctctgagggctaaGGGAGGCCTAGCACTGGAGCGCAAGTggcgctaagggctggctgctccaaccccaccccttccactcaaggcctGATCCTTCTCGGGACAAGGAGCCAGGTGCCCCACACCTCGCCAcagggcctgcagtggctgtCGGCCTCACTGGTtggaattatattttccaatttgcattactttcatttatcaacactgaatatcaactgccattttcttgcccagacAGGGTTTGCACATATGTACTTTGCAAGTGCCATGAGATCTCTAATGACCAGAATCGCAATTCTATGCCTCATCCAAAAGGAAAGGGTTACGTAACAGTCCCAAAGTTCATGAGAAATCTCTCCAAAGTTTTATATAATCATTTTTGCTGTGAGCTTGGTACTCATACATAGGATCAATACTTGCAGCATCACAAGTTGACATGGACATAAGTCTATACACTTAACTAGAGTCTACATAATCTGATGATACCTAGTGGGCCATATAAATATATGAAATGGATGAGATATGGCTCTAAGGCCAAGAGTTGGACATCTCTGCTATGGTCAAAACTTGTCTTGAAACATCAGTGTAATTCAAAGCGATACAAAACAAATTAGCATGAATTTTTAGTGATAATTCTAACCAGTTTTCTTAGTTTCAATACGGATTAAATGGATGCTCAGCAACTCTTACTAGTGTTTTATAATCTCCTCTACTccttcttttcctcttcctccttacATATTTTGCATTCTAACAAGATCCATTTACTCCAGTCATCTTCAAATGCTGTAGCCCTGTACAGCAAATGTGTAAAtccttaaaataattaaaatagtaATCTAATTGACAATCTCCCTTTGGTACATTACACAAAGTGAGTTGCCATGTGCTGAGCCATTCCGTATCTATTATATAACTAACCTGATTAGGGCTATATGGGAAGCCTCCAAATGGCCCTCGCCAAAAGACTGTGTCTCCTTCAATCCAAGATTTTATATATTGTGACATTAACCCAGCCTCATAGCACTGTTAAAAATCacacaaaaggaaagaaaaattataCCTTGTTGGAAAGTTTCCCAgcttaaaattaattataaaattaTCTCTGTTTAAACAAAAGGAGGGGGGACAATTCAGGAGTTTAAAAATGACTGTTTTATTTGCAAAATAATATAAACTTGTAACAGAAACAAAGATATTTAACTGAAATGATACTGGATCAAATCCAGCTTGAATATAATGTAAATACAATACATACTTATGAAGCCTAAGCTTTCTAAAGCTAGGAAAGCCTATCAGAACTCTCATTTACAAAGCACACAAAGAAGAACTCCTTACAGTCAAAAGCACAGCAAGCTTTCTTGTGTTCTCCAGAGCTCAGAGCATGGCCATGTAGCACTGTTATTAAATGACTGGGAGCTGGAAGTGCATTCTGGGTATTGATATTCAAATGAACACTACATATTTTACACTTTGTTTCAGATCTCCCAGACTGTACAATGGCACAGCAAGTAACTACTGAAGCGGAGTCAGGTTCCTCATCTGAAATGTTaaaatgggtatttttagtaCAGATCACCTGAATGTGAAGAGATGCTCAGAATCTACAAAAATGTTGACATGGACCTCACTAAAAAATACATTCACCAAAACTGCTCTTCTTCCTAACCCGTTCAAAATCACCAAAAACACCATTAGAGACTTCTGCATGCAGACTTCGTGTGTTACTGACAGGAGTCAGAGCTTGCCTGCAACAGAGGACGACACAAAGGGAAATGCTAAAACCACAGGATCATCCAATTAGTCCAGTCCATAGCAGCATCCATGCTGTAAGATACCATTGGAGACATTTTATATTCAACGAGCCTTGCACCTCGGGTGATCATTGAACATGCTATGCAGAGTAGGTGGAAAAGGTTATCAAATCAGAATGGCTTGCATGGTGAGCATCTTATACTCACCTTCCACAGTGTAAATCGCAACACAAGGTATAAGGCAATGGCAAATTCACCCTATTTACTTCATGTTCAGCATGAGGGGAGGGAAGAATTTAGAACTGAAACATTCTTCACACCCAAATATCTCCCCTTACTCTAAGAAATGGCTGAACTAGTTCATTGGTTATGGTTTACTGGTTATTtgtataaagaaaaagaaaaagaaaaaatgtctGCTGGGGTGAAAACTTCTACACTTAGTTTTACACCAAAAGAAACCACATTATACAGTCACTCAAAAGGAGGGTGTAACAGTATGGTTTGGCACTTAAGAACTAGAGGCCTAGGGGGTTGATTACTGCAGGACCTGCTCTAGCCCACCTATGCTGTGGGACCTGAGGAAGACAGCTGATTCTCTTATAATTCTCTCTACAAGTGGAAAGATTCTTGTGGGGAACA contains:
- the CYB5RL gene encoding NADH-cytochrome b5 reductase-like isoform X1; this translates as MGEVLAQVMSESGDDWLSLMPIEPLKSQCCGSGCKPCVYDVYQKELAQWEEAKAKKDKSLLTKQKEESSNSELNPDTFTAFKISSVEQLTEDTYYYKFELPENSSLGLSLGQHIVLRGMVNGLEIQRAYTPVSPVNAEGYFEVLIKCYEAGLMSQYIKSWIEGDTVFWRGPFGGFPYSPNQYGELLMLASGTGIAPMLPILQYITENEDDETFITLVGCFRTFENIYLKPLLQDLSRYWNIRTCFVLSQEPSLEKLPWSYQENTQTGHITENLIKKMINSCRRKPFVLICGSIAFNEDMTRCLKSLGLKEDSYFVF
- the CYB5RL gene encoding NADH-cytochrome b5 reductase-like isoform X2, giving the protein MSESGDDWLSLMPIEPLKSQCCGSGCKPCVYDVYQKELAQWEEAKAKKDKSLLTKQKEESSNSELNPDTFTAFKISSVEQLTEDTYYYKFELPENSSLGLSLGQHIVLRGMVNGLEIQRAYTPVSPVNAEGYFEVLIKCYEAGLMSQYIKSWIEGDTVFWRGPFGGFPYSPNQYGELLMLASGTGIAPMLPILQYITENEDDETFITLVGCFRTFENIYLKPLLQDLSRYWNIRTCFVLSQEPSLEKLPWSYQENTQTGHITENLIKKMINSCRRKPFVLICGSIAFNEDMTRCLKSLGLKEDSYFVF
- the CYB5RL gene encoding NADH-cytochrome b5 reductase-like isoform X6; translation: MVNGLEIQRAYTPVSPVNAEGYFEVLIKCYEAGLMSQYIKSWIEGDTVFWRGPFGGFPYSPNQYGELLMLASGTGIAPMLPILQYITENEDDETFITLVGCFRTFENIYLKPLLQDLSRYWNIRTCFVLSQEPSLEKLPWSYQENTQTGHITENLIKKMINSCRRKPFVLICGSIAFNEDMTRCLKSLGLKEDSYFVF